A stretch of the uncultured Trichococcus sp. genome encodes the following:
- a CDS encoding 16S rRNA pseudouridine(516) synthase, producing the protein MRLDKLLSECGYGSRGQVKKLIRSKQVSIDGEIVLADSHNVDPQLQTVIVSGKTLTRRTNVYYMLHKPAGVVTAVSDEGNRTVIDLIDPSDRRPGLYPVGRLDKDTEGLLLITDNGQLGYQLLLPHKKVTKRYEVVVNEFVTAADQEAFAEGIVFHGGTTCKPAHLTILSHGDDESRVLLDISEGKFHQVKKMFLSVGKKVTYLKRLTMGPLELDESIPPGSYRPLNEAELEQLKPYFR; encoded by the coding sequence ATGCGATTGGACAAACTGCTCAGCGAATGCGGCTACGGTTCGCGAGGACAAGTGAAAAAATTGATCAGAAGCAAACAAGTCAGCATCGACGGTGAAATCGTGCTGGCGGACAGTCACAATGTCGATCCGCAGCTCCAGACGGTCATCGTCTCGGGGAAAACGTTGACGCGCCGCACCAATGTCTACTATATGCTGCACAAACCGGCCGGGGTCGTGACGGCGGTATCCGATGAAGGCAACCGGACCGTCATCGATCTGATCGATCCGTCCGACCGCAGACCGGGCCTCTATCCTGTGGGACGGCTGGACAAGGACACGGAAGGGCTGCTGCTGATCACGGACAACGGGCAGCTGGGCTATCAGCTGTTGCTGCCGCATAAAAAAGTGACGAAGCGCTATGAAGTCGTCGTGAACGAGTTTGTTACCGCTGCCGACCAGGAAGCTTTCGCCGAAGGGATCGTCTTCCATGGCGGGACGACCTGCAAGCCGGCCCATTTGACCATCCTCAGCCACGGAGATGATGAGAGCCGCGTGCTGCTGGACATCAGCGAGGGAAAATTTCATCAAGTGAAGAAGATGTTCCTTTCGGTCGGCAAGAAAGTCACCTACCTGAAACGCCTCACGATGGGACCGCTCGAATTGGATGAGTCGATTCCTCCGGGCAGCTATCGGCCGCTCAATGAAGCGGAATTGGAACAACTGAAGCCGTATTTCCGCTAG
- a CDS encoding MmcQ/YjbR family DNA-binding protein: MNRKEGTYMEPQITVRNRLIALCQEHAHVIEDYPFGDSEWTVMRHEGNRKTFAYIYERNGEIWLNVKNTPERNDYLRETILEIMPAYHMNKTHWITLRLVSEELYPIADRIITESYRLTQSKPRKKALARQKEEEL; encoded by the coding sequence ATGAACAGGAAAGAAGGAACGTATATGGAACCCCAAATCACTGTCCGGAATCGGCTGATCGCCCTTTGCCAAGAGCACGCGCACGTCATCGAAGATTACCCTTTCGGCGATTCCGAATGGACCGTCATGCGCCACGAAGGCAACCGGAAAACTTTCGCCTACATCTATGAACGGAACGGTGAAATTTGGCTGAACGTGAAGAACACTCCCGAGCGGAACGACTATCTGCGCGAGACGATTCTGGAAATCATGCCAGCCTATCACATGAACAAGACCCACTGGATCACCCTGAGGCTCGTCTCCGAGGAGCTTTACCCGATTGCTGACCGCATCATCACAGAAAGCTACCGGTTGACTCAATCAAAACCGAGGAAAAAAGCCTTGGCACGCCAAAAAGAGGAAGAGCTGTGA
- a CDS encoding MarR family transcriptional regulator, which translates to MISREMMGAYIPMLHNQFKEQMNRLVGKIDLTTSQIHVLFYLKSRGDEEVIQKDIEEKFNLTNPTVTGIIKRLEAKGFVTRTVSSKDARSKSIHLTEKSIAASKEMKRALQEANKKVFEGFTAEELDVLEGCFKRMLHNLEGGCGHQHGHVHKKENN; encoded by the coding sequence TTGATATCACGCGAGATGATGGGAGCCTATATCCCGATGCTCCATAACCAATTCAAGGAGCAGATGAACCGACTTGTTGGTAAAATCGATCTGACCACTTCCCAGATCCACGTCCTTTTCTATCTGAAGAGCCGTGGCGACGAGGAAGTGATCCAAAAAGACATCGAAGAGAAGTTCAACCTTACGAATCCGACCGTGACCGGAATCATCAAACGGCTGGAAGCGAAGGGATTCGTCACGCGCACGGTAAGTTCGAAGGATGCCCGCTCCAAGAGCATCCATCTGACCGAAAAAAGCATCGCCGCCTCGAAGGAGATGAAACGGGCTTTGCAGGAGGCCAACAAAAAAGTTTTCGAAGGCTTCACCGCGGAGGAACTGGATGTACTGGAAGGATGCTTCAAAAGGATGCTGCACAATCTGGAAGGCGGCTGCGGCCACCAACACGGGCATGTGCATAAAAAAGAAAACAACTAA
- a CDS encoding ABC transporter ATP-binding protein, with the protein MKVIMKYLKPFAGTILVSLLILFGQAIGELSLPNLMSDIVNTGIQNGGVEQEAPEALPSEGFALMTLFMAEEDKETFQNSYQLIEGGSSEAEAYSTEFPDSQEADFYVLDETNPERLSSLESIFSKASYSFVTFMKEMSAQQGNAAAVDAESGFADADMIQLYALLPQLQQLPKEAFTASMDVAEAAEPMLYSQIGILFTKLFYEDLGADMDALQNQYIMTKGAQMLAIALAVSVASVAVAYFSSRIASKVSGRMRRDVFAKVESFSNAEFDNFSTASLITRTTNDVQQIQQLITIGIRMLCYAPILATGGLIMAIDKSVSLAWTIAVAVIALVGIMMSILSIAMPKFKVLQSLTDRLNLVSRENLSGMMVIRAFGNEPFEENRFNDANEDYTYTNRFVQRLMSLLMPAMMLVMNGVSLLIIWFGSQQVADSALQIGDMMAYIQYVMQIIMAFLMISMMFIFLPRASVSATRIGEVLDTDLSITDPIDAQLSVKNEGLITFNHVSYHYPKAIENVLTDISFTARPGETTAIIGSTGSGKSTLINLIPRFYDVTDGAIEIDGIDIRKMTQADLRRNIGYVPQKGMLFSGDITSNVLYGKDDASTDEIMKALEVAQAKNFVSEMEDGVETAIAQGGGNVSGGQKQRLSIARALVKKAPIYIFDDSFSALDFKTDAALRSALHAYTDNATVLIVAQRISTIMDAEQIIVLDKGKIVGIGTHDALMKNCETYQEIAKSQLSEEELA; encoded by the coding sequence ATGAAAGTGATAATGAAATACCTGAAACCTTTTGCCGGCACGATCCTGGTCAGCCTGCTGATTTTGTTCGGTCAGGCAATCGGTGAATTGAGCCTGCCGAATCTGATGAGTGATATCGTCAATACCGGCATCCAGAACGGAGGCGTCGAACAGGAAGCGCCTGAAGCACTGCCGTCCGAAGGCTTCGCGCTTATGACACTGTTCATGGCTGAAGAAGACAAGGAAACGTTCCAGAACAGCTATCAGCTGATCGAGGGCGGATCATCGGAAGCCGAAGCCTACAGCACAGAATTTCCGGATAGCCAGGAAGCGGATTTCTACGTGCTGGATGAAACCAATCCGGAACGTTTGTCCTCGCTGGAGAGTATCTTCAGCAAGGCAAGCTACAGTTTTGTGACGTTCATGAAGGAAATGTCCGCTCAGCAAGGCAATGCCGCAGCAGTCGATGCCGAGAGCGGCTTCGCGGATGCTGATATGATCCAACTGTACGCACTGCTGCCGCAATTGCAGCAGTTGCCGAAGGAAGCTTTCACGGCATCCATGGATGTTGCCGAGGCTGCCGAACCGATGCTTTACAGCCAAATCGGGATCCTGTTTACGAAACTGTTCTATGAAGACTTGGGGGCGGATATGGATGCGCTCCAAAACCAATACATTATGACGAAGGGCGCACAGATGCTCGCCATCGCTCTTGCGGTGTCCGTTGCTTCCGTAGCGGTCGCATATTTCTCTTCACGTATCGCCTCTAAAGTATCCGGCAGGATGAGAAGGGATGTCTTCGCCAAAGTCGAAAGTTTTTCCAACGCCGAGTTCGATAACTTTTCGACCGCTTCCCTGATCACACGCACGACCAATGACGTGCAGCAGATACAGCAACTGATCACAATCGGTATCCGCATGCTCTGCTATGCACCGATTTTGGCTACTGGTGGCCTGATCATGGCAATCGACAAGAGCGTTTCGCTGGCGTGGACAATCGCTGTTGCGGTTATTGCGCTTGTCGGCATCATGATGTCAATCCTGTCGATTGCGATGCCGAAGTTCAAAGTGCTGCAGAGTTTGACGGACAGACTGAATCTGGTCAGCCGCGAGAATCTTTCCGGTATGATGGTCATCCGTGCTTTCGGAAATGAACCGTTTGAAGAAAACCGCTTCAACGATGCCAATGAAGACTACACCTACACAAACCGCTTTGTGCAGCGTTTGATGTCCTTGTTGATGCCGGCGATGATGCTCGTCATGAACGGAGTTTCATTGCTGATCATCTGGTTCGGAAGCCAGCAAGTCGCCGATTCTGCCCTGCAGATCGGGGATATGATGGCCTACATCCAATATGTGATGCAGATCATCATGGCCTTCTTGATGATATCGATGATGTTCATCTTCCTGCCGCGTGCTTCTGTATCGGCAACCCGGATCGGGGAAGTGCTGGATACGGATCTGAGCATCACGGATCCGATTGACGCGCAACTAAGCGTAAAAAATGAAGGCCTCATCACCTTCAACCATGTTTCCTATCATTATCCGAAGGCGATCGAAAATGTCTTGACCGACATTTCCTTTACGGCCAGACCAGGTGAAACAACGGCGATCATCGGATCGACCGGTTCCGGTAAATCGACATTGATCAATCTGATTCCGCGCTTCTATGATGTGACGGACGGCGCCATCGAAATCGACGGCATCGACATCCGCAAAATGACACAAGCCGATCTGCGCCGCAACATCGGCTATGTTCCGCAGAAGGGGATGCTTTTCTCCGGAGACATCACCTCAAACGTTCTGTACGGAAAAGATGACGCTTCGACGGATGAAATCATGAAAGCTCTTGAAGTCGCCCAAGCGAAAAACTTCGTATCTGAGATGGAAGACGGTGTTGAAACTGCCATCGCACAGGGCGGCGGTAACGTCAGCGGCGGGCAGAAACAGCGCTTGTCGATTGCCCGCGCCTTGGTCAAAAAAGCGCCGATCTATATTTTTGACGACAGCTTTTCGGCCTTGGACTTCAAAACGGATGCGGCATTGCGTTCCGCGCTGCATGCCTACACGGACAACGCAACCGTTCTGATTGTGGCGCAACGGATCAGCACCATCATGGATGCGGAACAGATCATCGTCCTCGATAAAGGCAAAATCGTCGGGATAGGGACTCACGATGCGTTGATGAAAAACTGTGAGACTTACCAAGAAATTGCTAAATCTCAGCTTTCAGAGGAGGAATTAGCATGA
- a CDS encoding ABC transporter ATP-binding protein, giving the protein MSEMKQRRPQGGPGGGHGPMGGMSAPVVKAKDFKGGFKKLAAYLSPFKWLMAVVFILAVASSLFGIVGPKIMALAIDKLVAGIMLKFTGGSGEIDFDYIGTVLLGLLGLYVLSASFSYLQGFLMSGVSAKVSYKLRKDIMEKINKLPLAYFHKNSQGDVLSRITNDVDTLNTSLNQSLTQIITSITTLVGVFIMMLTISWSLTLVILVVLIVSMMLLMLIMSKSQKHFANQQKYLGAVNGHVEEMYGGHVVMKAFNGEAKSVAAFDKENDQLIEAGFKAEFLSGLMMPLLSLIGNLGYVVVCIMGGAMAAAGNMTIGDIQAFLQYVRNFTQPLTQVAQVGSQLQRMVAASERIFEFLEEEEETVTEARVEMATADVKGNVRFDHVKFGYEPEHLVIKDFSADVKEGQTVALVGPTGAGKTTMVKLLMRFYDLTDGAIYIDNHSLTDFTRSDLRTEFGMVLQDTWLYNGTIMENIRYGKLDATDEEVIAAAKAAQVDHFVRTLPDGYNMVLNEEANNVSQGEKQLLTIARAILADPQIMILDEATSSVDTRTEVLIQKAMETLMHGRTSFIIAHRLSTIKNADLILCMNNGDIVEQGTHQELLAKGGFYADLYNSQFDEGEE; this is encoded by the coding sequence ATGAGCGAAATGAAACAAAGAAGACCGCAAGGCGGTCCGGGCGGAGGCCACGGTCCGATGGGCGGGATGAGCGCACCGGTCGTGAAAGCGAAGGACTTCAAAGGCGGATTCAAAAAATTGGCCGCTTATCTGTCACCGTTCAAATGGCTGATGGCAGTCGTCTTTATTTTGGCGGTCGCCTCCTCCTTGTTCGGGATTGTCGGACCAAAAATCATGGCTTTGGCCATCGATAAATTGGTCGCCGGCATCATGCTGAAATTCACAGGCGGATCCGGAGAAATCGATTTCGATTACATCGGAACCGTACTGTTGGGGCTCTTGGGCCTGTATGTGCTGAGCGCCTCATTCTCTTATCTGCAAGGATTTCTGATGTCGGGTGTCTCCGCAAAAGTTTCCTATAAACTGCGAAAAGACATCATGGAGAAAATAAACAAATTACCGCTGGCCTATTTCCACAAGAACAGCCAAGGGGATGTGCTTTCCAGAATCACGAATGACGTGGACACTCTGAACACCAGCCTGAATCAGAGTCTCACCCAGATCATCACATCGATCACGACACTGGTGGGTGTCTTCATCATGATGCTGACGATCAGCTGGTCGCTGACGCTCGTCATCCTTGTCGTGCTGATCGTGTCCATGATGCTCCTGATGCTGATCATGTCGAAGTCGCAGAAGCACTTTGCCAATCAGCAAAAATATTTGGGTGCGGTCAACGGCCATGTCGAAGAGATGTACGGCGGACATGTGGTCATGAAAGCCTTCAACGGAGAAGCGAAATCCGTTGCCGCTTTCGACAAAGAGAACGATCAATTGATCGAAGCCGGCTTCAAGGCGGAATTCCTTTCCGGGTTGATGATGCCTTTGTTGAGCCTGATCGGAAATCTTGGCTATGTCGTGGTCTGCATCATGGGTGGCGCGATGGCTGCTGCCGGAAACATGACAATCGGGGATATCCAAGCCTTCCTGCAGTACGTTCGCAACTTCACCCAGCCTTTGACGCAAGTCGCTCAAGTGGGAAGTCAATTGCAACGGATGGTTGCCGCTTCTGAACGGATCTTCGAGTTCCTGGAAGAGGAAGAAGAGACCGTGACCGAAGCGAGAGTCGAAATGGCGACGGCCGATGTTAAAGGGAATGTCCGCTTCGACCACGTCAAGTTCGGTTATGAACCGGAACATCTGGTCATCAAGGACTTCTCCGCGGATGTCAAAGAAGGGCAAACTGTCGCGCTCGTCGGGCCTACTGGAGCCGGCAAGACGACGATGGTGAAATTATTGATGCGTTTCTACGACTTGACGGACGGAGCCATCTACATCGATAACCATAGCCTGACCGATTTCACGCGCAGCGATCTGCGGACGGAATTCGGAATGGTGCTCCAGGATACGTGGCTTTACAACGGTACCATCATGGAGAACATCCGCTACGGGAAACTGGATGCGACGGATGAAGAAGTCATCGCGGCTGCAAAAGCTGCGCAAGTGGATCACTTTGTCCGGACATTGCCGGATGGCTATAACATGGTCCTGAACGAGGAAGCAAACAACGTTTCGCAAGGAGAAAAACAATTGCTGACGATCGCGCGGGCAATCCTTGCCGATCCGCAGATCATGATCCTGGATGAGGCAACAAGCTCGGTCGATACGCGGACGGAAGTGCTGATCCAGAAAGCGATGGAAACCTTGATGCACGGAAGAACAAGCTTCATCATCGCGCATCGCCTGTCGACCATCAAGAATGCCGACCTGATCCTCTGCATGAACAACGGGGACATCGTCGAACAAGGAACCCACCAAGAACTGCTGGCGAAAGGCGGCTTCTACGCCGACCTCTACAACAGCCAATTCGACGAAGGCGAAGAATAA
- a CDS encoding MFS transporter codes for MAEEKVVKQQNSANDMKSKLSLKHRLAYGAGDAGGVVTLVLIGTFMNRYITNILGVSFATLSILLLVWNIWDMVNDPMMGTFMDKSFSKVQGKKDKFRPWMLRSIPLIVIGLIAFFSVPSMFEGTMRLVAIFLLKIIYELGYTMMNIAMGSVLGVMALNDKERTTLSSARGMGSTLGGLIGSMAIPVILARLGENTTGYMVAGIFAAVLGGLLIFFHYWGTEERNVAAKLAAEEQTEPTKVTDIFVTLAKNKAFLSLCLHSIVIVFGQNLFNATLPYIYGDVFGDLGLMAYASAIGMGLPVVLLLIAPKLVTIIGSTVKVIRTYLLLSTVIFVGLYVWKLVGDLPPFFYMIFASLGIAFMMMSVQLQWGLVSESIDYNEYITGKRSEGSIYGNFSLTRRVGQMLAQSLVVLMIGWIGYSQQAAQTGQAQSAETVEGLVLLNLIGPAVCALLSWASFKFIWNITDETRMDMTTARQARLDEFAKKHDEPEV; via the coding sequence ATGGCAGAAGAAAAGGTTGTCAAGCAGCAAAATTCAGCAAATGACATGAAAAGTAAGTTAAGCTTGAAGCACAGATTAGCTTATGGTGCCGGAGATGCAGGTGGGGTTGTTACCCTTGTGTTGATCGGAACGTTTATGAACCGGTACATTACAAACATATTGGGAGTATCATTTGCGACGCTATCTATACTGTTGCTCGTTTGGAATATTTGGGATATGGTCAATGACCCAATGATGGGTACTTTTATGGATAAGTCTTTCTCTAAGGTCCAAGGCAAAAAAGATAAGTTCCGTCCTTGGATGTTACGCTCTATACCCTTGATTGTAATCGGTCTCATTGCATTCTTCTCTGTGCCATCCATGTTTGAAGGAACCATGCGTTTGGTAGCTATTTTTCTGTTGAAAATTATTTACGAATTAGGTTATACCATGATGAATATTGCCATGGGATCCGTTCTTGGGGTTATGGCCTTAAACGATAAAGAGAGAACTACTTTATCATCCGCTCGTGGTATGGGATCAACACTTGGTGGTCTGATCGGTTCTATGGCTATACCGGTGATTCTTGCGCGTTTAGGTGAAAATACAACAGGCTATATGGTTGCAGGTATCTTCGCAGCTGTATTAGGTGGGTTACTTATCTTCTTCCACTATTGGGGAACTGAGGAACGGAATGTTGCAGCAAAACTTGCCGCAGAGGAACAAACAGAACCGACAAAAGTCACAGATATTTTTGTTACATTAGCTAAAAATAAAGCTTTCTTGTCACTTTGCTTACACTCAATTGTGATTGTATTTGGTCAAAACCTATTCAATGCAACGCTTCCTTACATTTACGGCGATGTATTTGGAGATTTGGGCTTGATGGCATACGCTTCTGCGATCGGTATGGGTTTACCAGTAGTACTATTGCTTATCGCTCCAAAATTGGTAACAATAATTGGGTCTACGGTTAAGGTAATCCGTACTTATTTATTGCTGAGTACCGTTATCTTTGTTGGTTTATACGTTTGGAAATTAGTGGGTGACTTACCACCTTTCTTCTACATGATTTTTGCCAGCTTAGGGATTGCCTTCATGATGATGTCCGTTCAACTGCAATGGGGTCTTGTTTCAGAGTCGATTGACTACAACGAATACATCACAGGAAAACGTTCAGAAGGTTCAATCTACGGGAACTTCTCACTGACAAGACGTGTCGGCCAAATGTTGGCGCAATCACTCGTTGTCTTGATGATCGGTTGGATTGGCTATAGCCAACAGGCCGCTCAAACTGGACAAGCACAATCAGCTGAAACTGTTGAAGGGCTAGTACTATTGAATCTTATTGGCCCTGCAGTGTGTGCCTTATTATCATGGGCTTCATTCAAATTTATTTGGAATATCACCGATGAAACACGTATGGATATGACAACAGCTCGTCAAGCAAGACTTGATGAATTTGCTAAGAAACACGATGAACCAGAAGTATAA
- a CDS encoding creatininase family protein: MKLRSHLLNVLINDEVEAYLKENDVIIVPFGPTELHGGLPLDCETILAEGIALLMAERTNSLVLPHVPYIYSGATASGKGTIQLTVRESADMLQGLAHSLLRSGFKKQIYISLHGPAHISMNPVVRDFFDETGVAILYIDGMITAQKSGVFSDPKEMMLHLDKMILGAYKLRNRLDDILLTSDYAEPVTQTPSVFGNLSAQAFQSGATGYYFKEHSDHMATSAIPDVETRDRMAEEGLVLLNKMVDAIDFPTLLKEMAIQEDYLEEVYERYPHVPAAYKRHKNS; the protein is encoded by the coding sequence ATGAAATTAAGAAGTCATTTATTGAATGTTTTGATCAATGATGAAGTGGAAGCTTATTTAAAGGAGAACGATGTCATCATCGTGCCTTTTGGACCAACCGAACTCCATGGCGGGCTGCCATTGGATTGCGAAACAATATTGGCTGAGGGGATTGCCTTATTGATGGCTGAAAGGACAAATTCACTTGTCCTTCCGCATGTGCCTTACATTTATTCAGGGGCAACCGCCTCCGGTAAGGGAACCATCCAATTAACCGTTAGGGAAAGTGCTGATATGTTGCAAGGTCTGGCACATTCCTTATTGCGATCAGGATTCAAAAAACAAATCTATATCAGTCTGCATGGCCCAGCCCATATCTCAATGAATCCGGTTGTTCGTGATTTTTTTGATGAAACAGGAGTAGCTATTCTCTATATCGACGGCATGATAACAGCCCAGAAATCCGGAGTCTTTTCAGATCCGAAAGAGATGATGCTTCATTTGGATAAGATGATTCTAGGGGCTTACAAGTTACGTAATCGGTTGGATGATATATTGCTGACTTCTGATTATGCAGAGCCCGTTACCCAGACACCATCGGTTTTCGGCAACCTAAGCGCCCAAGCCTTCCAATCTGGAGCAACCGGTTATTATTTCAAGGAACATTCAGACCATATGGCAACCTCTGCCATACCTGATGTTGAAACCCGGGATCGAATGGCAGAAGAGGGATTGGTACTGTTGAATAAGATGGTGGATGCAATTGATTTTCCGACGTTACTGAAGGAAATGGCGATTCAGGAAGATTATCTTGAAGAGGTTTACGAACGTTACCCGCACGTGCCGGCTGCCTACAAGCGACACAAAAACAGTTAA